A stretch of the Xiphias gladius isolate SHS-SW01 ecotype Sanya breed wild chromosome 19, ASM1685928v1, whole genome shotgun sequence genome encodes the following:
- the smyd1b gene encoding histone-lysine N-methyltransferase SMYD1b isoform X1 yields MANVAIFDSPGKGRGLKATKEFWAGDVIFSEPSLAAVVFDSLVERICHSCFRRQDKLQRCGQCKFAHYCDRTCQRAGWAEHKQECGAIKAYGKVPNENIRLAARVMWRLDKEGSVVSDMQLTTLEELEDHIADMQEDELKEFKVDIHNFLDYWPRNSKQHTIDVISHIFGVINCNGFTVSDQRGLQAVGVGLFPNLCLVNHDCWPNCTVILNHGNQSAVNTMFHSHQRIELRSLGKIAEGEELTVAYVDYLNLSEERQRLLKTQYFFECTCEHCKNRINDDLKLGGKEVDGVKPSEEQVKETTDYCFEMLEKMDKARLSGDYHEVVKICRECIEKTEPVLADTHIYLLRIWSTLSEVQAYLQYFDDAAAYARKMVEGYMKLYHPNNAALGMAAMRAGVTHWQAGQIDIAHGMICKAYAILMVTHGPTHPITKDLEAMRMQTEMELRMFKQNEYVYHSMREAALKNKPMTMMHEPKSVEEGIKNLFHRRK; encoded by the exons ATGGCGAACGTGGCAATATTTGACTCACCTGGAAAGGGGAGGGGTCTGAAGGCGACCAAGGAGTTTTGGGCTGGAGATGTGATTTTTTCTGAGCCCAGTCTTGCAGCTGTTGTGTTTGACAG TCTAGTGGAGCGTATTTGCCACAGCTGTTTCCGCAGACAAGACAAGCTCCAGAGGTGCGGCCAGTGCAAATTTGCCCATTATTGTGACCGAACCTGCCAGCGTGCCGGCTGGGCCGAACACAAGCAAGAATGTGGTGCCATCAAAGCTTATGGCAAAGTACCAAATGAGAACATCCG TTTGGCTGCCCGTGTCATGTGGCGACTTGACAAGGAGGGGAGCGTGGTGTCCGACATGCAGCTGACCACACTGGAGGAACTGGAGGACCACATTGCGGACATGCAAGAGGATGAGCTGAAGGAGTTCAAAGTGGACATCCACAACTTCCTGGACTACTGGCCCCGAAACAGCAAGCAGCACACAATCGACGTCATCTCGCATATTTTTGGAGTG ATCAACTGCAACGGCTTCACTGTGAGCGACCAGAGGGGTCTTCAGGCAGTTGGTGTCGGTCTTTTCCCAAATTTGTGTCTTGTGAATCATGACTGCTGGCCAAACTGCACCGTAATCCTCAACCACGGCAA tcaATCGGCTGTGAATACTATGTTTCATTCTCATCAGAG GATTGAGCTGCGTTCTTTGGGTAAGATTGCAGAGGGGGAAGAGCTGACAGTGGCGTATGTGGACTACTTGAATTTGTCAGAGGAGAGACAAAGGCTgctgaaaacacaatatttcttTGAATGCACATGTGAGCACTGCAAGAACCGCATCAACGATGACTTGAAGTTGGGGGGAAAGGAAGTGGACGGAGTCAAG CCCTCAGAGGAACAAGTGAAAGAGACAACAGATTATTGCTTTGAAATGCTGGAGAAGATGGACAAGGCTCGATTAAGTGGTGACTACCATGAG gtgGTAAAAATCTGCAGGGAGTGCATAGAGAAAACCGAGCCGGTTttggctgacacacacatctACCTGCTGAGGATTTGGAGCACTTTAAGTGAGGTGCAGGCTTACCTGCAGTACTTTGATGATGCAGCAGCGTACGCCCGTAAGATGGTGGAAGGATACAT GAAGTTGTACCACCCAAACAACGCTGCTCTCGGTATGGCTGCCATGCGAGCAGGAGTGACCCACTGGCAGGCTGGGCAGATAGACATTGCACACGGGATGATCTGCAAGGCCTACGCCATTCTCATGGTCACTCACGGCCCAACACATCCCATCACCAAAGACCTGGAG GCAATGCGGATGCAGACGGAGATGGAACTGAGGATGTTCAAGCAGAACGAGTACGTTTACCATAGTATGAGAGAAGCCGCTCTGAAGAACAAACCAATGACCATGATGCATGAACCCAAGTCCGTGGAGGAGGGAATCAAGAATCTCTTCCACCGAAGGAAGTAA
- the smyd1b gene encoding histone-lysine N-methyltransferase SMYD1b isoform X2, translated as MANVAIFDSPGKGRGLKATKEFWAGDVIFSEPSLAAVVFDSLVERICHSCFRRQDKLQRCGQCKFAHYCDRTCQRAGWAEHKQECGAIKAYGKVPNENIRLAARVMWRLDKEGSVVSDMQLTTLEELEDHIADMQEDELKEFKVDIHNFLDYWPRNSKQHTIDVISHIFGVINCNGFTVSDQRGLQAVGVGLFPNLCLVNHDCWPNCTVILNHGKIELRSLGKIAEGEELTVAYVDYLNLSEERQRLLKTQYFFECTCEHCKNRINDDLKLGGKEVDGVKPSEEQVKETTDYCFEMLEKMDKARLSGDYHEVVKICRECIEKTEPVLADTHIYLLRIWSTLSEVQAYLQYFDDAAAYARKMVEGYMKLYHPNNAALGMAAMRAGVTHWQAGQIDIAHGMICKAYAILMVTHGPTHPITKDLEAMRMQTEMELRMFKQNEYVYHSMREAALKNKPMTMMHEPKSVEEGIKNLFHRRK; from the exons ATGGCGAACGTGGCAATATTTGACTCACCTGGAAAGGGGAGGGGTCTGAAGGCGACCAAGGAGTTTTGGGCTGGAGATGTGATTTTTTCTGAGCCCAGTCTTGCAGCTGTTGTGTTTGACAG TCTAGTGGAGCGTATTTGCCACAGCTGTTTCCGCAGACAAGACAAGCTCCAGAGGTGCGGCCAGTGCAAATTTGCCCATTATTGTGACCGAACCTGCCAGCGTGCCGGCTGGGCCGAACACAAGCAAGAATGTGGTGCCATCAAAGCTTATGGCAAAGTACCAAATGAGAACATCCG TTTGGCTGCCCGTGTCATGTGGCGACTTGACAAGGAGGGGAGCGTGGTGTCCGACATGCAGCTGACCACACTGGAGGAACTGGAGGACCACATTGCGGACATGCAAGAGGATGAGCTGAAGGAGTTCAAAGTGGACATCCACAACTTCCTGGACTACTGGCCCCGAAACAGCAAGCAGCACACAATCGACGTCATCTCGCATATTTTTGGAGTG ATCAACTGCAACGGCTTCACTGTGAGCGACCAGAGGGGTCTTCAGGCAGTTGGTGTCGGTCTTTTCCCAAATTTGTGTCTTGTGAATCATGACTGCTGGCCAAACTGCACCGTAATCCTCAACCACGGCAA GATTGAGCTGCGTTCTTTGGGTAAGATTGCAGAGGGGGAAGAGCTGACAGTGGCGTATGTGGACTACTTGAATTTGTCAGAGGAGAGACAAAGGCTgctgaaaacacaatatttcttTGAATGCACATGTGAGCACTGCAAGAACCGCATCAACGATGACTTGAAGTTGGGGGGAAAGGAAGTGGACGGAGTCAAG CCCTCAGAGGAACAAGTGAAAGAGACAACAGATTATTGCTTTGAAATGCTGGAGAAGATGGACAAGGCTCGATTAAGTGGTGACTACCATGAG gtgGTAAAAATCTGCAGGGAGTGCATAGAGAAAACCGAGCCGGTTttggctgacacacacatctACCTGCTGAGGATTTGGAGCACTTTAAGTGAGGTGCAGGCTTACCTGCAGTACTTTGATGATGCAGCAGCGTACGCCCGTAAGATGGTGGAAGGATACAT GAAGTTGTACCACCCAAACAACGCTGCTCTCGGTATGGCTGCCATGCGAGCAGGAGTGACCCACTGGCAGGCTGGGCAGATAGACATTGCACACGGGATGATCTGCAAGGCCTACGCCATTCTCATGGTCACTCACGGCCCAACACATCCCATCACCAAAGACCTGGAG GCAATGCGGATGCAGACGGAGATGGAACTGAGGATGTTCAAGCAGAACGAGTACGTTTACCATAGTATGAGAGAAGCCGCTCTGAAGAACAAACCAATGACCATGATGCATGAACCCAAGTCCGTGGAGGAGGGAATCAAGAATCTCTTCCACCGAAGGAAGTAA